The Humulus lupulus chromosome 3, drHumLupu1.1, whole genome shotgun sequence genome window below encodes:
- the LOC133821571 gene encoding fatty acyl-CoA reductase 2, chloroplastic, protein MIMGALFLNSSSISPAVLARVPEKRGCSLSRTKNMSLVRCQGGGNVIKTSGSSSFVLSPRAAAAASSAMSTDHGAAVVVENGSLVLSPNGKTQAENNIAVKELVPFGGSQSTSSLEMHDGIGIVSFLRGKSFFVTGATGFLAKVLVEKMLRTVPDVGKIYLLIKANNKEAAMGRLKNEIINTELFKRLQKTYGKSYQAFMLSKLVPVVGNVCDSDLGLSGNMAETIAKEVDVIVNSAANTTFDERYDVALAINTKGPCHLMNFSKNCKKLKLFMQVSTAYVNGQRQGKIMEKQFRIGETISGENFVSETPPGLLPILDVEKEIQLALNSKEAFENNGLAQKMKGLGLERAQQYGWQDTYVFTKAMGEMMIDSMRGDVPVVIIRPSVIESTFKEPFPGWMEGNRMMDPIILYYGKGQLTGFLVDPNGVLDVVPADMVVNAILAAMAKHGLAQKPDVNVYQIASSVVNPLVFHDLARLLYEHYNNSPCVDPNGRPIHVPSMKLFHSKEDFSEHLWRDTVQRNGLLSMASSNKILSRKLEIICRKSVEQAKHLANIYEPYTFYSGRFDNSNTQRLMDIMSVEERRKFGFDVESIDWSDYITNVHIPGLRRHVMKGRGMPS, encoded by the exons ATGATCATGGGAGCTTTGTTCCTGAACTCTTCTTCCATTTCTCCTGCTGTACTTGCAAGAGTGCCTGAAAAGCGTGGCTGTAGCCTTTCGAGGACGAAAAATATGAGCTTGGTGCGTTGCCAAGGTGGTGGGAATGTCATAAAGACTAGTGGATCATCGTCTTTTGTTTTGAGTCCAAGAGCAGCGGCAGCTGCTTCTTCTGCCATGAGCACAGATCATGGAGCTGCTGTGGTTGTGGAAAATGGGAGCTTGGTTTTGTCTCCCAATGGGAAAACCCAGGCAGAGAATAACATTGCAGTGAAGGAATTGGTCCCTTTTGGAGGATCACAATCGACCTCTTCCCTGGAAATGCATGATGGTATTGGAATTGTAAGTTTTCTCCGAGGAAAAAGCTTTTTTGTAACTGGTGCAACCGGGTTTCTTGCTAAAG TACTTGTAGAAAAAATGCTAAGGACAGTACCTGATGTTGGTAAGATATATCTCTTGATCAAGGCCAATAACAAGGAAGCTGCTATGGGAAGGTTAAAAAATGAA ATCATAAACACAGAGTTGTTCAAGCGTCTCCAGAAAACCTATGGAAAATCTTATCAAGCATTCATGTTGAGCAAATTAGTTCCTGTAGTAGGAAATGTATGTGATTCTGATCTGGGACTAAGTGGCAATATGGCTGAAACTATTGCGAAAGAAGTAGATGTCATTGTGAATTCTGCAGCAAACACAACATTTGATGAAAG ATATGATGTTGCTTTGGCTATAAACACTAAAGGGCCTTGTCACCTTATGAACTTTTCTAAGAATTGTAAGAAACTAAAGCTTTTCATGCAAGTATCAACAG CTTATGTAAATGGACAAAGACAAGGAAAGATTATGGAAAAGCAATTTCGTATAGGAGAAACCATTTCAGGGGAGAACTTTGTTTCTGAAACGCCACCAGGATTGCTTCCCATACTTGATGTTGAAAAAGAAATACAACTGGCTTTGAACTCAAAGGAAGCTTTTGAAAACAATGGTTTGGCACAAAAGATGAAAGGGTTGGGTTTAGAAAG GGCTCAACAATATGGATGGCAAGATACTTATGTGTTCACAAAAGCCATGGGAGAAATGATGATTGATAGTATGAGGGGAGATGTACCAGTAGTCATAATCAGACCCAGTGTCATTGAAAGTACTTTCAAAGAGCCATTCCCTGGATGGATGGAGGGAAATAG GATGATGGATCCAATAATCTTATACTATGGTAAAGGACAGCTGACAGGTTTCCTAGTGGACCCAAATGGAGTGCTTGATGTG GTTCCAGCTGACATGGTTGTTAATGCAATCTTGGCAGCCATGGCAAAGCATGGATTGGCTCAAAAACCAGATGTTAACGTTTACCAAATCGCTTCGTCAGTTGTGAACCCTCTAGTCTTTCATGACCTTGCTAGACTACTCTACGAGCACTACAACAACTCACCATGTGTTGATCCTAATGGTAGACCAATCCATGTTCCTTCCATGAAGCTATTCCACTCAAAGGAAGATTTCTCTGAACACCTTTGGAGAGATACCGTTCAACGAAATGGGTTATTGTCTATGGCTTCCTCAAATAAAATTCTGTCTCGGAAACTTGAAATCATTTGCAGAAAATCAGTGGAGCAAGCAAAGCACTTGGCTAATATTTATGAGCCATATACTTTCTATAGTGGaag GTTTGATAACAGCAATACACAGAGACTAATGGATATCATGTCCGTGGAAGAAAGGAGGAAGTTTGGGTTTGACGTGGAGAGCATTGATTGGTCAGATTACATCACAAATGTCCATATTCCTGGTCTAAGGAGGCATGTCATGAAGGGTAGAGGGATGCCTAGCTAG
- the LOC133825479 gene encoding secreted RxLR effector protein 161-like, producing MANLKLCPTPMVVGKPISSTDGDKLNNPTLYRSLLGALQYLCHTWPDISFPVNNLSQFLQEPATTHWSGAKRILRYLKGTVHNGLHIGESGNRSIVGYSDADWACCPDDRRSIASYCVYFGDSLVSWSSKKQVVVSSSSTEFEYRALAHVAAKIAWIESLLKELNFPLPSKSVTWCDNINAAALASNPMHHARTKHIELDVNFVQDKVLRKELEVVYMPSADQIIDCLTKGL from the coding sequence ATGGCAAATCTGAAACTGTGCCCCACTCCTATGGTTGTTGGCAAACCCATATCTTCAACAGATGGAGACAAACTCAACAACCCCACGTTATATAGAAGCCTTCTGGGAGCTTTACAGTATCTTTGTCATACATGGCCAGATATTTCATTTCCAGTAAATAATTTGAGTCAGTTTCTTCAAGAACCAGCAACAACACATTGGAGTGGAGCTAAGAGGATACTAAGATACTTGAAAGGAACAGTCCATAATGGTCTTCATATTGGCGAAAGTGGCAATCGAAGCATAGTAGGATACTCCGATGCCGACTGGGCTTGCTGTCCAGATGATAGAAGATCGATTGCAAGCTACTGTGTGTATTTTGGAGACTCTCTAGTGTCTTGGTCATCAAAGAAGCAAGTTGTTGTCTCAAGTTCTAGTACAGAATTCGAGTACAGGGCTCTAGCACACGTTGCAGCCAAGATTGCATGGATTGAATCATTGCTAAAGGAGTTAAATTTCCCACTGCCAAGCAAATCAGTGACATGGTGTGATAATATCAATGCTGCTGCACTTGCTTCAAACCCAATGCACCACGCAAGAACGAAGCATATCGAATTGGATGTCAATTTTGTTCAAGATAAAGTGCTGAGAAAGGAGCTTGAAGTCGTGTACATGCCATCAGCAGACCAAATAATCGATTGTCTCACAAAGGGACTCTAA